A genome region from Oenanthe melanoleuca isolate GR-GAL-2019-014 chromosome 2, OMel1.0, whole genome shotgun sequence includes the following:
- the TMEM64 gene encoding transmembrane protein 64, whose product MRGAGAAALQLLSRAVKQAAAQGARQDLGRWLSRAAGTAAGGGGSGDTVGFVPAEAAGAGGLLLGPCAEQDGLPPAELLLCQLPEPGGGGHGLAEARGWRCSCCLLGTCWYKSCLSLCVLAAVCFASLALVRQYLRDLLLWAESLDSLAGVLLFTVGFIAVSFPCGWGYILLNVAAGYLYGFVLGMGLMVFGVLVGTLVAHVACKRLLARWARARIQGSGTLSAIVRVVEGGSGLRVVCLSRLTLIPFGVQNAVFAITDLSLPNYLMASSLGLLPTQLLNSYLGTTLRTMEDVIAEQSVSGYFVFGLQIVISIGLSFYVVHRAQVELNAAIVACEMEMKTSLVKDTQPSINGSTTYCNKRTVAFSGGSVNIV is encoded by the exons atgcggggcgcgggggccgcggcgctgcagctcctctcccgGGCCGTGAAGCAGGCGGCGGCGCAGGGCGCCCGGCAGGACCTGGGCCGCTGGCTGTCCCGAGCCGCCGGGAcggcggcgggaggcggcggcagcggggaCACCGTCGGCTTCGTCCcggcggaggcggcgggggccggcgggctgctgctggggcccTGCGCGGAGCAGGACGGGCTGCCGCCCgcggagctgctgctctgccagctgcccgagccgggcggcggcgggcacGGGCTGGCCGAGGCCCGGGGCTGgcgctgctcctgctgcctgctgggcacCTGCTGGTACAAGAGCTGCCTCAGCCTGTGCGTGCTGGCCGCCGTCTGCTTCGCCTCGCTGGCCCTGGTGCGCCAGTACCTGCGggacctgctgctctgggccGAGAGCCTGGACAGCCTGGCCGGCGTGCTGCTCTTCACCGTGGGCTTCATCGCCGTGTCCTTCCCGTGCGGCTGGGGCTACATCCTGCTCAACGTGGCCGCCGGCTACCTCTACGGCTTCGTGCTGGGCATGGGGCTGATGGTGTTCGGCGTCCTCGTCGGCACCTTGGTCGCCCACGTGGCCTGCAAGCGGCTGCTGGCCCGCTGGGCGCGGGCCAGGATCCAGGGCAGCGGGACGCTCAGTGCCATCGTCCGTGTCGTGGAGGGCGGCAGCGGCCTCAGGGTGGTGTGTCTGTCGCGGCTGACGCTGATCCCCTTCGGGGTGCAGAACGCCGTCTTCGCG ATTACAGATTTATCACTACCCAATTACCTGATGGCTTCGTCGCTTGGGCTGCTGCCTACTCAGCTCCTGAACTCGTACTTGGGCACTACGTTGCGCACCATGGAGGATGTGATTGCAGAACAAAGCGTTAGTGGCTATTTTGTATTCGGTTTACAG ATTGTCATAAGCATAGGACTCTCGTTTTATGTCGTTCACCGGGCTCAAGTGGAACTCAATGCAGCTATTGTAGCGtgtgaaatggaaatgaagacATCGCTTGTTAAAGACACTCAGCCGAGCATCAATGGCTCAACCACATACTGCAACAAGAGGACAGTAGCATTCTCTGGAGGGAGTGTCAATATTGTGTGA